One genomic segment of Misgurnus anguillicaudatus chromosome 25, ASM2758022v2, whole genome shotgun sequence includes these proteins:
- the phex gene encoding phosphate-regulating neutral endopeptidase PHEX produces the protein MDMERLGSGGTKPSAGPNALKAILAVCVCICLALLIAVITLSHKSSSEEFCLTPHCIEAAGSILSKMDQSVEPCDDFYQYACGGWLREHPIPEDTSSHGIYPWLRQNVDLKLKELLEEPIGAKDIDAVKKAKVLYTSCMNESALEIEDSRPLLKNLKQKEFRWPVLGDALGSSSKWVESQFNLLETLAQIRSQHSKSVLIRLFVSPDDKNSNQYIIKLDQASLSLSSREDYITNTTEAQMYREALLRLMVDVSVMLGANVQAAEAQMKPVLDFEIKLAHIVIPYENRTSENMYNKYSLSKLQRTVPEFNWLGFVRAVIDTELYPDHKISSSEQVIVRAPQYFKDLFKLINATETRTVANYVIWRSVLSRITTLSRRFLYRYLDFARVTTGTTSLTPRWDKCVNYIENTLIYATGRLFVDKHFQEDKKLMMVELIDGIRWAFIDMLEKENDWMDEETKKKATEKAHAVLAKVGYPEFILNDTYINEDIKRLSFNETDYFGNVMQTLKFIAQSDIGWLRKTVPRTEWFTNPTTVNAFYSSSTNQIRFPAGELQKPFFWGLDYPRSLSYGAIGVIVGHELTHGFDNNGRKYDKDGNLDQWWSNSSITRFNEKTQCMIDQYNGYYWMEAGLNVRGKRTLGENIADNGGIRESFRAYRRWIDTKRSGLEEPLLPGVGLTNNQLFFLSYAHVRCNSYRPEAARDQIQSGAHSPPKYRVIGAMSNYEEFRKAFNCPVSSVMNRGGESCRVW, from the exons ATGGACATGGAGAGGCTGGGGAGTGGAGGAACCAAACCCAGCGCGGGACCAAATGCACTGAAAGCCATCctggcagtgtgtgtgtgcatctgTCTGGCATTGCTAATAGCAGTCATTACAC TGTCACACAAATCAAGCAGTGAAGAATTCTGCCTTACGCCACATTGTATCGAAGCAG CCGGATCTATTCTTAGTAAGATGGATCAATCTGTAGAGCCATGCGATGACTTCTACCAGTACGCATGTGGAGGGTGGCTCAGGGAACACCCGATTCCAGAGGATACTTCCAGCCATGGGATTTATCCATGGCTCCGACAGAATGTAGACCTTAAGCTTAAAG AGTTATTAGAGGAACCAATTGGAGCTAAAGACATTGATGCGGTGAAGAAGGCCAAAGTCCTCTATACATCATGCATGAATGAAT CTGCCCTTGAGATTGAAGATTCAAGACCTCTACTGAAGAATCTAAAGCAGAAGGAATTTCGTTGGCCGGTTCTTGGAGACGCATTGGGTTCTTCTTCGAAGTGGGTGGAGTCTCAGTTTAATCTACTCGAGACGCTAGCTCAGATACGGAGCCAACACAGCAAATCCGTCCTCATTCGCCTTTTTGTTTCTCCTGATGATAAGAACTCAAACCAATACATCATCAAGCTG GATCAAGCTTCTTTATCCCTGTCATCCAGAGAGGATTACATCACCAACACAACCGAAGCTCAAATG TATCGAGAGGCTCTTCTGAGGCTCATGGTTGATGTTTCTGTAATGCTGGGAGCCAATGTACAAGCCGCAGAGGCTCAGATGAAACCAGTGCTtgattttgagataaaacttgcACAT ataGTGATCCCATACGAAAACCGCACCAGTGAAAACATGTACAACAAGTACAGTTTGTCTAAACTGCAGCGCACTGTTCCAGAG TTTAACTGGCTGGGTTTTGTCAGAGCTGTGATTGACACCGAGCTTTACCCAGACCATAAAATCAGCTCTTCGGAGCAGGTGATCGTACGTGCCCCACAGTACTTTAAAGACCTCTTCAAACTCATCAATGCCACTGAGACCAG GACAGTTGCCAATTATGTTATATGGAGATCAGTTTTGTCCAGAATCACCACGCTTAGCCGACGCTTTCTTTACAGATACCTGGACTTTGCTCGGGT GACCACAGGAACTACTTCTTTGACCCCTCGATGGGACAAATGTGTGAATTATATTGAAAACACACTCATCTATGCCACTGGTAGACTGTTTGTCGATAAGCATTTTCAGGAGGATAAAAAACTCATGATGG TGGAATTGATTGATGGTATCCGGTGGGCATTTATCGACATGCTGGAAAAGGAAAATGACTGGATGGATgaagaaacaaagaaaaaagcAACAGAGAAG GCACATGCAGTCTTGGCAAAAGTGGGTTACCCGGAGTTTATCCTGAATGACACTTATATTAATGAGGACATCAAACGA TTGTCATTCAATGAGACTGATTATTTTGGGAATGTCATGCAGACCCTCAAGTTTATAGCTCAGTCTGACATCGGCTGGCTGAGAAAAACAGTCCCACGTACAGA gtGGTTCACCAACCCGACTACAGTAAATGCATTCTACAGCtcctcaaccaatcagattc GATTCCCTGCAGGTGAACTACAAAAGCCATTTTTCTGGGGACTAGACTACCCTCG ATCCTTAAGTTATGGAGCAATTGGTGTAATTGTCGGACATGAATTGACTCATGGCTTCGATAACAATG GCAGAAAATATGACAAAGATGGAAACCTCGACCAGTGGTGGAGCAACTCATCAATCACCCGCTTCAACGAAAAGACACAATGCATGATTGACCAATACAACGGTTACTACTGGATGGAGGCGGGGCTAAAT GTCAGAGGGAAGAGGACACTAGGAGAAAATATTGCTGACAATGGAGGAATAAGAGAATCGTTTAGG GCCTACAGGAGATGGATCGATACAAAGAGATCGGGACTTGAAGAACCTCTTTTACCTGGAGTGGGTCTGACCAATAATCAGCTCTTCTTCCTCAGTTATGCTCAC gTTCGTTGTAATTCCTATAGACCAGAAGCAGCACGAGATCAGATCCAGAGTGGAGCTCATAGTCCTCCTAAATATAG GGTTATCGGGGCAATGAGCAACTATGAGGAGTTTCGTAAAGCTTTCAACTGCCCTGTGTCTTCAGTCATGAACAGAGGAGGGGAGTCCTGTCGAGTTTGGTAA
- the mbtps2 gene encoding membrane-bound transcription factor site-2 protease isoform X1, with protein MIPISVVVVVMGGWCTVYLTDTILRSSSSLKNRYESWLSSNGFTLSPFHIKWHTSIFNRLFTRCAHLNPRFLYIWFSAGMVFGVLAMFGSVVLLSQTLLQTLRQMMAETPQGSHEQVLQVVVPGVNLPVSQLAYFFIAILISGVIHEFGHGVAALREQVRLNGFGMFMFVVYPGAFVDLFTTHLNLITPVQQMRIFCAGVWHNFMLCVAALSFLFLLPVFLFPFYYTGTGALVTEVIDGSPSSGPRGLFLGDLITHLEDCPVRGVQDWHDCIQHLSHNPQTGYCVHTAKLQHSRSTGRAYKRLDGTMECCGNNSMSDLCFSYSNNVESKLFACLPVRKTIEASRTCRTNTDCQTDFTPSLCLIPSLENQTRLIRVKHPPQTDMLFVGYPSHLQYSVSLTNFVPRLGFLHPDLPVMLETFCKYLISLSGALAVVNAVPCFALDGQWMLTAFLEATLSSVIPERNNRELIGFFFLLGGSALLAANVALGLWMVTAR; from the exons ATGATTCCCATATCGGTTGTGGTGGTTGTGATGGGCGGCTGGTGTACTGTGTATCTCACGGACACAATACTGCGG TCGTCCAGTTCATTGAAGAACCGCTATGAATCCTGGTTGTCCTCCAATGGATTCACCCTCTCCCCTTTCCACATCAAATGGCACACGAGCATCTTTAACAGGCTGTTTACAAGATGTGCTCATCTTAATCCTCGTTTTCTCTATATCTG GTTCAGCGCTGGAATGGTGTTTGGGGTTCTGGCGATGTTTGGGTCGGTGGTTTTGCTGAGCCAAACTTTGCTGCAGACGCTAAGACAAATGATGGCAGAAACACCTCAGGGTTCACACGAGCAGGTCTTACAAGTGGTG GTGCCTGGTGTGAACCTGCCCGTCAGTCAGCTGGCATATTTCTTCATCGCTATCTTGATCAGTGGAGTCATACATGAGTTTGGCCATGGGGTGGCAGCACTGAG GGAGCAGGTGAGGTTAAATGGGTTCGGCATGTTTATGTTTGTGGTTTACCCTGGTGCATTCGTGGACCTCTTTACCACCCACCTGAACCTCATCACTCCAGTCCAGCAGATGAGGATATTCTGTGCAG GTGTGTGGCACAACTTCATGCTCTGTGTTGCGGCCCTCAGCTTTCTTTTCCTGTTGCCTGTCTTCCTGTTTCCCTTTTACTACACCGGTACCGGAGCACTGGTCACTGAGGTGATAGAT GGATCTCCCTCAAGTGGACCTCGTGGGCTGTTTTTAGGAGATCTGATTACTCATTTGGAGGACTGTCCTGTGAGAGGAGTACAGGACTGGCACGACTGTATTCAACATCTATCCCATAATCCTCAGACGGGCTACTGTGTCCACACTGCCAAGCTTCAGCATAGTAGGAGCACAGGGAGAG CATACAAGAGACTTGATGGCACCATGGAGTGCTGTGGAAATAACAGCATGTCCGACCTCTGCTTCTCTTACAGTAACAATGTGGAAAGCAAACTG TTTGCCTGCCTGCCGGTCAGAAAAACCATCGAAGCGAGTCGCACATGTCGCACCAACACGGACTGTCAAACAGACTTCACCCCCAGCTTGTGTTTAATCCCATCTCTGGAGAACCAAACCAGACTGATCCGGGTCAAACATCCGCCGCAGACCGACATGCTTTTCGTTGGCTACCCTTCACACCTACAGTACTCGG TGAGTCTCACCAACTTTGTCCCTCGTTTGGGGTTTCTCCATCCAGACCTGCCCGTCATGCTGGAGACTTTCTGCAA ATATCTAATCTCATTATCCGGTGCTCTGGCGGTAGTAAACGCTGTTCCATGCTTTGCTCTGGACGGTCAGTGGATGCTCACCGCTTTTCTGGAGGCAACGCTGAGCTCTGTGATCCCAGAGAGGAACAACCGAGAGCTGATTGGTTTCTTTTTTCTGCTGGGGGGCAGCGCCCTTCTTGCAGCCAACGTGGCACTGGGCCTATGGATGGTCACGGCACGGTAA
- the mbtps2 gene encoding membrane-bound transcription factor site-2 protease isoform X2, with the protein MIPISVVVVVMGGWCTVYLTDTILRSSSSLKNRYESWLSSNGFTLSPFHIKWHTSIFNRLFTRCAHLNPRFLYIWFSAGMVFGVLAMFGSVVLLSQTLLQTLRQMMAETPQGSHEQVLQVVVPGVNLPVSQLAYFFIAILISGVIHEFGHGVAALREQVRLNGFGMFMFVVYPGAFVDLFTTHLNLITPVQQMRIFCAGVWHNFMLCVAALSFLFLLPVFLFPFYYTGTGALVTEVIDGSPSSGPRGLFLGDLITHLEDCPVRGVQDWHDCIQHLSHNPQTGYCVHTAKLQHSRSTGRAYKRLDGTMECCGNNSMSDLCFSYSNNVESKLFACLPVRKTIEASRTCRTNTDCQTDFTPSLCLIPSLENQTRLIRVKHPPQTDMLFVGYPSHLQYSGETDGFV; encoded by the exons ATGATTCCCATATCGGTTGTGGTGGTTGTGATGGGCGGCTGGTGTACTGTGTATCTCACGGACACAATACTGCGG TCGTCCAGTTCATTGAAGAACCGCTATGAATCCTGGTTGTCCTCCAATGGATTCACCCTCTCCCCTTTCCACATCAAATGGCACACGAGCATCTTTAACAGGCTGTTTACAAGATGTGCTCATCTTAATCCTCGTTTTCTCTATATCTG GTTCAGCGCTGGAATGGTGTTTGGGGTTCTGGCGATGTTTGGGTCGGTGGTTTTGCTGAGCCAAACTTTGCTGCAGACGCTAAGACAAATGATGGCAGAAACACCTCAGGGTTCACACGAGCAGGTCTTACAAGTGGTG GTGCCTGGTGTGAACCTGCCCGTCAGTCAGCTGGCATATTTCTTCATCGCTATCTTGATCAGTGGAGTCATACATGAGTTTGGCCATGGGGTGGCAGCACTGAG GGAGCAGGTGAGGTTAAATGGGTTCGGCATGTTTATGTTTGTGGTTTACCCTGGTGCATTCGTGGACCTCTTTACCACCCACCTGAACCTCATCACTCCAGTCCAGCAGATGAGGATATTCTGTGCAG GTGTGTGGCACAACTTCATGCTCTGTGTTGCGGCCCTCAGCTTTCTTTTCCTGTTGCCTGTCTTCCTGTTTCCCTTTTACTACACCGGTACCGGAGCACTGGTCACTGAGGTGATAGAT GGATCTCCCTCAAGTGGACCTCGTGGGCTGTTTTTAGGAGATCTGATTACTCATTTGGAGGACTGTCCTGTGAGAGGAGTACAGGACTGGCACGACTGTATTCAACATCTATCCCATAATCCTCAGACGGGCTACTGTGTCCACACTGCCAAGCTTCAGCATAGTAGGAGCACAGGGAGAG CATACAAGAGACTTGATGGCACCATGGAGTGCTGTGGAAATAACAGCATGTCCGACCTCTGCTTCTCTTACAGTAACAATGTGGAAAGCAAACTG TTTGCCTGCCTGCCGGTCAGAAAAACCATCGAAGCGAGTCGCACATGTCGCACCAACACGGACTGTCAAACAGACTTCACCCCCAGCTTGTGTTTAATCCCATCTCTGGAGAACCAAACCAGACTGATCCGGGTCAAACATCCGCCGCAGACCGACATGCTTTTCGTTGGCTACCCTTCACACCTACAGTACTCGGGTGAGACAGATGGATTTGTTTAA